The sequence GCGGTCGGGGTCGCCGTTGGTCCTGCGGCGCATGTCGCCCACGAAGGCGTCGGCCTCCCTCGCGAACTCGGCCGGGTCCTGGATGAACAGGTCCGGGCGGTAGGGGCGGCTTAGCGCGCCGGCGTCCTCGGCTACCCAGTACTCGATCTGCGGAGGACCAGCGAACAGGCCGAAGCGCCTGAACGTGGCATGGGTGTGGAGGGTCGCGAGGCACGTTCCCCCGAGTGCGAGGGCGTCGCCGAGCGCGTCGTCTCCGCGGTCATACTTCTTCTTCGCGGCGGCGAACGACTTTGCGACGTTGGTAATCAAGTGCCTCTCCTGTAACTGATTCCCTGCAAGGAGAGCAGCACGGCAGAGGAGAGGCAAGCCGAAGTGGACGTGTTCGACGAGGAGACGCGCAGCCGGGTCATGGCCAGCGTGCGCGGCCGGGACACCAAGCCCGAGATGGCGGTCCGCCGATACCTTCACGCCAGAGGGCTGCGCTTCCGGCTCCACCGCAGGGACCTGCCCGGAAGGCCGGACCTCGTGTTCCCCTCCCGCCGCGTCGCCGTGTTCGTCCACGGCTGCTTCTGGCACCAGCGCCCCGGCTGCAGGCGGGCCAAGCTGCCTCGGACGCGGGCGGACTTCTGGCGGCGGAAGCTGGAGGGCAACGTCGAGAGGGACGCGGCCGCGCTGGCGGAGCTGGAGGCCGGTGGCTGGACAGCGCTGGTAGTGTGGGAGTGCGAGGTCGGCCCTGAGGCGCTGGAGGCCCTATACGAGCGGATCGTCGGGTCGCCCATGGTGTGATAGGAACGGTGCCCAGAACGCTCCCCGAACGTCCAGACTGTGCTAATACGGTACTCGAACGAGCAGGCCCGGACATCTCGATCCTAAGGCCTTGATATTTAAGGATAATTGGTAGCGGAGGAGGGACTTGAACCCCCGACACGCGGATTATGATTCCGCTGCTCTAACCAACTGAGCTACTCCGCCAAACCGCGGTGCGGAGTATGCCAAGCGGTCTGCCTCGTCAACAGGAAAAATGCGGCGCAGGGCCCAGGTGTCCCACCGCAGCATGCCGGAGCTTTACGCCGATAAATGGTGGGTCATGGCCCTTGATACCTGGCCACTTCGGCCATGGCGGCATCATAGGCCGC comes from Roseibacterium elongatum DSM 19469 and encodes:
- a CDS encoding very short patch repair endonuclease, translating into MDVFDEETRSRVMASVRGRDTKPEMAVRRYLHARGLRFRLHRRDLPGRPDLVFPSRRVAVFVHGCFWHQRPGCRRAKLPRTRADFWRRKLEGNVERDAAALAELEAGGWTALVVWECEVGPEALEALYERIVGSPMV